The following are encoded together in the Zingiber officinale cultivar Zhangliang chromosome 8A, Zo_v1.1, whole genome shotgun sequence genome:
- the LOC122012264 gene encoding transcription factor JUNGBRUNNEN 1-like, with product MKKVERAEDHEAPAPAAEVEEDDAMLPGFRFHPTDEELVGFYLRRKVEKKRLSIEIIKEMDIYKHEPWDLPKMMTTAGEKEWYFFCRRGRKYRNSVRPNRVTGCGFWKATGIDRPIHASGQCIGLKKSLVYYRGHAGKGTKTDWMMHEFRLPTGGKSNAGGAGTATAASKNTASTQEAEVWTICRIFQRSASYKKQPNSYRTSTPTKSPPESSSITNCFDPDDYMCCSSSAGGSPVEDLLQVENYYQENNQVANVDDVGGAQSDQSPPLCPSLEQSPDSIDFERDTIWEELGRIAEFLADENFSLENNCGYSYNSVMDDVVV from the exons atgaagaaggtGGAGAGAGCAGAGGATCACGAGGCGCCGGCGCCGGCAGCTGAAGTGGAGGAGGACGACGCAATGCTTCCGGGATTCAGATTCCACCCCACCGACGAGGAGCTCGTCGGGTTCTACCTCCGGCGGAAGGTGGAGAAGAAGCGGCTCAGTATTGAGATCATCAAGGAGATGGACATCTACAAGCACGAGCCTTGGGATTTACCAA AGATGATGACGACGGCAGGGGAGAAGGAGTGGTACTTCTTCTGCCGGCGAGGAAGGAAGTACCGGAACAGCGTCCGTCCGAACCGGGTCACCGGCTGCGGCTTCTGGAAGGCTACCGGAATTGACCGGCCGATCCACGCCTCCGGCCAATGCATCGGCCTCAAGAAGTCGCTGGTTTACTACCGCGGTCACGCCGGGAAGGGCACCAAGACGGACTGGATGATGCACGAGTTCCGCCTTCCCACCGGCGGTAAATCCAACGCTGGCGGCGCTGGTACAGCCACCGCCGCCTCCAAGAACACCGCAAGCACGCAAGAAGCG GAGGTGTGGACGATCTGCAGAATCTTCCAGCGAAGCGCTTCGTACAAAAAGCAACCAAACAGCTACAGGACATCGACGCCGACGAAATCGCCGCCGGAATCCAGCAGCATCACCAACTGCTTCGACCCGGACGACTACATGTGCTGCAGCTCCTCCGCTGGCGGGTCTCCGGTGGAGGACCTGCTGCAGGTCGAGAACTACTACCAAGAAAACAACCAAGTGGCGAACGTGGACGATGTCGGCGGGGCCCAGTCGGATCAATCTCCCCCGCTCTGCCCGAGCTTGGAGCAGAGCCCCGACTCGATCGACTTCGAGCGAGACACCATCTGGGAGGAGCTCGGAAGGATCGCTGAGTTCCTGGCGGACGAAAACTTTTCCTTAGAAAATAATTGTGGATATTCATACAATAGCGTGATGGATGACGTCGTCGTGTAA